TCTCAAAATTATTGCCGCCGGTGAGCAACTGGCCCAGGAACAGGCTGCTGCAGCGATGCATCTGATGATGAAAGGCGAAGCTGAGCCTGAACAAATTGCAGCCTTGCTGATGGGACTTCGCACCCGCGGTGAAAGCCTCGACGAACTCATTGGATTTACCCGCGTCATGCGGGAATATGCAGTCCCCGTTGCGCTCGACGACGCAGATGCAATTGACCTTTGCGGCACCGGGGGCGACCAGAGCGGCACCTTCAATGTGTCCACAACAGCAGCATTTGTGTGCGCCGGCGCCGGCGCAACCGTTGCCAAACACGGCAACCGGTCCATTTCCTCAAAATGTGGCTCGGCAGATGTTTTGGCAGAACTGGGTGTAGAAATTGAACTGGGCAAACCAGGTGTTGAACATTGCCTGCAAGAAGCCGGCATTGCATTCATCTTTGCCCCCTTCTTC
Above is a genomic segment from Bacteroidota bacterium containing:
- the trpD gene encoding anthranilate phosphoribosyltransferase, encoding MREYLKIIAAGEQLAQEQAAAAMHLMMKGEAEPEQIAALLMGLRTRGESLDELIGFTRVMREYAVPVALDDADAIDLCGTGGDQSGTFNVSTTAAFVCAGAGATVAKHGNRSISSKCGSADVLAELGVEIELGKPGVEHCLQEAGIAFIFAPFFHPAMKYVMPVRKKLGTRTFFNILGPLCNPAGVRRQLVGAFSLDVAKTMGKILYALDAARVVTVHAADGLDEASIAAPTHTFQF